From the Elusimicrobiota bacterium genome, the window TTTTAACTGCCGGATGTTTAATTATCGGCTTATAATAAAGCTTTTTCCATTTAACAATCTTATCCAGGGAAGTCAAATCTATTTCAGCATAACATGTTTCGGACTCCAAATCACCTTGAATCTCAGGTTTTATTATTCCGAATTCACCGATAACTTCGTTATTTGCATATATTTTCGCACATTTTCCGGGATGAAAATAAGACGAAATATTATTGTTTACGGCAAACTTCAGATCCAAACTAAAACCGCTAAGAATATTTCTTATTATTCCCGAAATATGGTAAAAATTGTACTCCTGCTCTTTCTTACCGGTTTCAGAACTCCGCCATTCCGGCAGAAGTTTTCCGCATAATATTATTCCGAGTGATTTTCTCTCGCCGTTTTCTTTAAATACCGTTCCGGTTTCAAATAATTTTATCCGGTCGAATCCTTGGTTAATATTTAGTATAAGGTTTCTCCAAAGCAACGGCAGTAAACTGGGCCTTAATACCTCATTTTCTTTAGATAACGGATTTGCAATCCGGTATAATGATATTAGTCCGAATCTAGAAAGCTCCTTCTGCTCGCAAAAACTATAATTTAATGCTTCAGAAAAACCCAGCCCGAATAGTTTATTGCTAATATCTTCTTCTTTTGATTTCCTGTCTTTTTCTGCCGAAACGTCCGGCATAAGAGGGATAATATTTGTGGGAATATGCTCGTATCCTTTTACACGGGCAATCTCTTCTATAAGATCTACGTCCTGATTTAAATCAAGCCGCCATGAAGGTATTTCAACTGTATAGGTCTTATTGCTGTTTTTTAAAACCTTCATACCCATATTCGCAAATATTTTTTTAATTTCTTTTTCGTTTATTTTGTAACAAAGGGTATCTTCAACTCTGCTATGAAGCAATTTAATAATGACAGGCTTCAATTCCTTTTCTTTTATGTCAATTCTTCCGTCAATTCTTCCGCCTGCAATCTGAAGTATCAGATCTATGGCTCGCCAGGAAGCTATCTCTGCAACTGTCCATCCTGTGCCTCTTTCAAATCTGTAAGAAGAATCCGTAGAAAGATTAAGGTTTTTTGAAGTCCGCCTTATGCTTGAAGGAAAAAATACGGCACTTTCAAGAATAATTGTCTTGGTTTTCTCAGTAACTCCCGAATCCTCTCCTCCCATCACGCCGGCTATTGCCTGAGGATTTTTATTGTCGGCGATGACAAGCATTGAATTGCTCAGCTTATATTGTTTCCCGTCAAGAGCAAGTATTTTTTCATCCTTCCTCGCTTTTCTAACGATCAGCTCGTTGCCCGAAAGCAGATCATAATCAAAAGCGTGAAGCGGATGCCCAAGCTCGAGCAAAACATAGTTAGTTATATCCACAATATTATTGATCGGCCGAAGACCGCACTTTTCCAATTTTTCTGCAAGCCATTTAGGTGAGGATTTTACTTCAACTCCCGAAATTTTACAGCCAATATATCTTGGACAAAGATCATAATCCTCAACGGAAATTTTGACTTTATCTTTTATAGCCTTCTTGACGATTTGCGGGAATCTTATTTTTTTATTTAGTTTTGCCGAAAGTTCTCTTGCTACTCCCCAGTGGCTCAGACAGTCAGGCCTGTTTGAATTTATTTCAATTTCAAGCATTGCGTCTTTGCTTCTAAAAATATCCTTTAAAGGCTTTCCTAAAGGAGTATCTTGAGCAAGGACCATTATGCCGCTTGAGGACTTCGCTAATCCCAGTTCTTTTTCCGAACATATCATTCCTTCCGAAGGTATTCCACGCAAAACCACCTTTTTTATTTCAAGCCCGCCCGGAAGAACCGCTCCTTCCAGAGCAAGGGCTACAATCTGGTTATTTGCGACATTCGGAGCTCCGCAGACAATTGAATAATCTTTTAACCCATCTGTAACTTGGCATACGGAAAGTTTGTCCGCATTGGGATGCTTCTGGACATTAAGAACCTTTGCGGTTATTATTTTCGGTGAATCAAACAGCGATTTCTCAAGAACCTTTGTTTCAAGCCCCAGAAATGTAAGGATCGCCGCTATTTCCTTAGGGCTTTCATCAAGTTCAATAAATTCGCTTAACCAGTTAAAAGAAATTAGCATATTTTTATCTTAAGTGATAAGGGGTAAGGGATAAGGGGTAAGGGATAAGGATTAAGTTTTAAGGATTTTATGTTTTTGTCTTTGACTTATAACTTACCGCTTACCACTTATCCCTGCTGTTTCAAAATTGCCTCAAAAATCTCAGATTATTTTCGTACAAAAGCCGCATGTCGTCTATTCCGTATAGAAGCATTACAAATCTTTCAAGCCCAATACCGAAAGCATACCCTGTATATTTTCCCGTTTCATAATTGACAGATTTAAAAACATTCGGATGCACCATTCCGCAGCCGAGCATCTCAAGCCATCCTGTGTGTTTACATACCCTGCATCCTTTGCCCTTGCAGATAATACACTGAATATCCACTTGCGCAGAAGGCTCCGTGAACTGAAAATATGAGGGTATGAACCGCACAGCCACATCCGGTCCTAACAATTTGTGAACAAACAGGACTAATGTCCCTTTTAAATCGGCAAATGTAACCTTTTTATCTACATAAAGGCCTTCTATCTGGTGAAACGTAGCCGAGTGGGATGCATCCGTCGCTTCATTTCTAAATACTCTTCCCGGCACAATAACCTTTACAGGAGGTTTTTGTTTTTCCATTACGCGGATTTGCACCGGAGAAGTATGAGTTCTTAGCAGCTTATTCATATCTTCCAGATAAAAAGTATCTTGTGCATCCCTCGACGGATGATCCTTCGGAATATTTAATGCTTCAAAATTATACCAATCAGTTTCTATTTCAGGCCCTTCAGCGATAGAAAATCCAAGAGATTTAAATATTTTAATTATTTCATCAAGCGTTTGTTTTAAAGGATGTTTATGAGAAATGTCAAACGGAAAAGCAAGAGCTGGAGAGATATCTACTTTTTCGGAAGCAATTGATTTCGCCAACAGTTTTGTTCTTAATTCTTTTATTTTAGAATCTAAGATTGTTTCAATTTCTTTTTTAAGCGTATTTGCTTTTTCACCGGTGGTCTTTCTTTCTTCGAGAGGAAGGTTAGATAAGCTTCTTAAAATTTCCGTGATAATTCCCTTTCTGCCAAGCGCTTGTATTTTAAGTTCTTCCAGCTTTTCTATTGAATCAGCAGAAACTATTTTATATTTAAGTTCTTTTGAAATTGTTTCTAAATCATTCATTTGAAATACCTGTAAAACTTTTCACAAATATTTTCTTAGAGATATTTATTTCTGTAATCAGAAAATAAACTAGCTTGCAAGACTGCTTTTTGCTATTTCCGTCAATTGTTTAAACGAATCATTTTCGCTAACTGCTAAATCTGCAAGCATTTTTCTGTCAATAATTATATTTGCTTTTTTCAAGCCGGCGATAAAACGGCTGTATGAAAGTCCTTCCTGCCTTGCCGCAGCGTTTAACCTCGTAATCCAAATGCTTCTAAACACTCCTTTTCTGTCCTTGCGGTCTCTATATGCATGCCGCATAGACTTTTCATACTGCTGTATAGTCATTCTCCATCTATTTCGTTTGTTGGAATAATAACCTTTTGCTCTTCTAAAAATTTTCTTTTTTCTTTGTCTTGTGTAAACAACATTTTTTACTCTCATAAAAAACTCCCTTTAAAATATTTTTTAACCTTTAAAAAGCGTACGGAAGATATTTTTTAATAACCTTAACCTCCCCAGAATCCAATACATCCATTTTTTTTAGCCTGCGGCCCCTGTTTGCGGACATCCCCGTTAAAAGATGCCTTAAACCGGCTTTTTTGTGTTTTACTTTACCGCTTTTTGTTACTTTAAATCTTTTTTTTGCACCGCTGTGCGTTTTCATTTTTGGCATTTTAATTTCCCCTTTTCAAAAAAGTGATAAGTGGTAGTAAGTGATAAGGATTAAGCTTTGAAAAATCTTTAAACTTACTTCTTACCCCTTAACACTTACCACTGCTTTTATTATTTCTTGGGAGTTAACACGAAAATAAGACGATTGCCTAACATCGATGAGTTTCGTTCTATATCGGCCAAATCAGTCAAATCCAATTTAATTCTATCTGCCAGAGCAATACCCAATTCTTTATGGCTGGACTCCCTTCCCCTGAACATTACGGTAAATTGGACTTTGTCTGAATTTTGAAGGAACTCCCTTGCATGCTTAATTTTTATCTTAAGGTCATGTTCTCCAATCCTGGGTGAAACTCTTACTTCTTTCAGATGAACTACTTTCTGTTTTTTTCTGGCACTTTTTTCCCTTTTTTCTTCTTCATACTTAAATTTCGTGAATTCAACTATCTTGCAAACAGGCGGAGTTGCCTGAGGCGCAATCTCAACAAGATCTTTGCCTTTTTCTCTTGCTAAAGCAAGAGCTTCAGCGATAGTTTTAAGCCCTATCTGTGAACCGTCCTCATCTATAAGTCTTACCTGCGGTACCCTTATGTACTGATTAATTCGTAATCTTTTTTCTACGGTAGTCCTCCTTTTGGCCCGTTAAGGGCCTGTTAATAAAAAAGGATGGCAGATTATTGCCATCCCATCAAAAACTTTATATAGAAATACCTCTGTAATATTTCATATAATTTTTAATACCTGTTCCCAATCTATGGTACAGGTGAGCCGGGACGGCTTCTTTCTTAATTTCATGAAACAGTTTATAAAATATAGATGTTTTTGTCAAACAAAGTCAAGCTTTGGATGCTGAGCTTCTCTTTGAATTTGTTTTATGAAATCATCAACTTTTTGAACGCCAAGATCCTTGTTTCCACGAGCCCGCACAGCAACCGACTGAATCTCTTTTTCTTTATCTCCCACCACCAGAATGTACGGCACTTTTTCCAGGCTCGCTTCCCGGATTTTGAGACCGATTTTTTCGTTTCGGCCATCGAGGCGCACGCGGATACCCGCTGCCTTCATCTTGTTGACAACTGATTTCGCGTAGTCAAGCTGGCTGTCCGTAATGTTCATCACGACCGCTTGAGTCGCTGCCAGCCAGACCGGAAACGCGCCGGCATAATGCTCTAAAAGCACCCCAAAGAACCTCTCCAGCGATCCCATCAGAGCACGGTGTATCATGTAAGGCCGCGCCTTATTGCCCGACTGATCTATGTACGTCATGTCAAAGCGCTCGGGAAGATTAAAATCAAACTGAATTGTCGAGCACTGCCATTCACGATTAAGAGCATCTTTGATCCTAATATCTATTTTAGGACCGTAAAATGCCCCTCCGCCTTCATCAACCGTGAATTTAAGTCCTTCCGCTTCAACTGCCTGTTCAAGAGCTTTTGTTGCCTTGCTCCAGTTTTCATCGGAGCCGACGGAACCCGCCTTGGGCTTATTCGCAAGATACAGAGAAAAGTCTTTGAAACCGAAAGCGTTCAGCATCGCGATACAGAAACGTATCACCTGCCGTACTTCGTCCGAGACCTGTTCGGGACTGCAGACGATATGGGCATCGTCCTGTGTAAATCCCCTGACTCTCAGTAGGCCGTGAAGCACACCGCTTTTTTCGTAGCGATAAACGGTTCCCAGTTCGGCCCACCTGACCGGCAAGTCGCGATAGGAATACAAACTGTTCTGATACATCTTTATGTGAAACGGGCAGTTCATAGGCTTAACATAGAAATCCTGATTGTCAACCTTAATCGGAGAATACACGTATTCTTTGTAAAAATCCAGATGCCCGCTAGTTTCCCAAAGAACGCTCCGACCAATGTGCGGAGT encodes:
- the pheT gene encoding phenylalanine--tRNA ligase subunit beta, giving the protein MLISFNWLSEFIELDESPKEIAAILTFLGLETKVLEKSLFDSPKIITAKVLNVQKHPNADKLSVCQVTDGLKDYSIVCGAPNVANNQIVALALEGAVLPGGLEIKKVVLRGIPSEGMICSEKELGLAKSSSGIMVLAQDTPLGKPLKDIFRSKDAMLEIEINSNRPDCLSHWGVARELSAKLNKKIRFPQIVKKAIKDKVKISVEDYDLCPRYIGCKISGVEVKSSPKWLAEKLEKCGLRPINNIVDITNYVLLELGHPLHAFDYDLLSGNELIVRKARKDEKILALDGKQYKLSNSMLVIADNKNPQAIAGVMGGEDSGVTEKTKTIILESAVFFPSSIRRTSKNLNLSTDSSYRFERGTGWTVAEIASWRAIDLILQIAGGRIDGRIDIKEKELKPVIIKLLHSRVEDTLCYKINEKEIKKIFANMGMKVLKNSNKTYTVEIPSWRLDLNQDVDLIEEIARVKGYEHIPTNIIPLMPDVSAEKDRKSKEEDISNKLFGLGFSEALNYSFCEQKELSRFGLISLYRIANPLSKENEVLRPSLLPLLWRNLILNINQGFDRIKLFETGTVFKENGERKSLGIILCGKLLPEWRSSETGKKEQEYNFYHISGIIRNILSGFSLDLKFAVNNNISSYFHPGKCAKIYANNEVIGEFGIIKPEIQGDLESETCYAEIDLTSLDKIVKWKKLYYKPIIKHPAVK
- the pheS gene encoding phenylalanine--tRNA ligase subunit alpha; translation: MNDLETISKELKYKIVSADSIEKLEELKIQALGRKGIITEILRSLSNLPLEERKTTGEKANTLKKEIETILDSKIKELRTKLLAKSIASEKVDISPALAFPFDISHKHPLKQTLDEIIKIFKSLGFSIAEGPEIETDWYNFEALNIPKDHPSRDAQDTFYLEDMNKLLRTHTSPVQIRVMEKQKPPVKVIVPGRVFRNEATDASHSATFHQIEGLYVDKKVTFADLKGTLVLFVHKLLGPDVAVRFIPSYFQFTEPSAQVDIQCIICKGKGCRVCKHTGWLEMLGCGMVHPNVFKSVNYETGKYTGYAFGIGLERFVMLLYGIDDMRLLYENNLRFLRQF
- the rplT gene encoding 50S ribosomal protein L20, which produces MRVKNVVYTRQRKKKIFRRAKGYYSNKRNRWRMTIQQYEKSMRHAYRDRKDRKGVFRSIWITRLNAAARQEGLSYSRFIAGLKKANIIIDRKMLADLAVSENDSFKQLTEIAKSSLAS
- the rpmI gene encoding 50S ribosomal protein L35: MPKMKTHSGAKKRFKVTKSGKVKHKKAGLRHLLTGMSANRGRRLKKMDVLDSGEVKVIKKYLPYAF
- the thrS gene encoding threonine--tRNA ligase; its protein translation is MGPSIEDGFYYDFDRLTHFVPEDLIKIEEKMKEIIKSNYAFEKSEKEKKDALKYFKDKGEKYKVEIIVEIPENKVTFYQTGNFVDLCRGPHIPSTGEVKYFKLLSLAGAYWRGDEKREQLQRIYGTAFFTKDELHKYLERLEEAKKRDHRKLGKELDLYSVNEDVGSGLVLWHPKGARVRLEIEDFWRKQHLEHGYEIVYTPHIGRSVLWETSGHLDFYKEYVYSPIKVDNQDFYVKPMNCPFHIKMYQNSLYSYRDLPVRWAELGTVYRYEKSGVLHGLLRVRGFTQDDAHIVCSPEQVSDEVRQVIRFCIAMLNAFGFKDFSLYLANKPKAGSVGSDENWSKATKALEQAVEAEGLKFTVDEGGGAFYGPKIDIRIKDALNREWQCSTIQFDFNLPERFDMTYIDQSGNKARPYMIHRALMGSLERFFGVLLEHYAGAFPVWLAATQAVVMNITDSQLDYAKSVVNKMKAAGIRVRLDGRNEKIGLKIREASLEKVPYILVVGDKEKEIQSVAVRARGNKDLGVQKVDDFIKQIQREAQHPKLDFV